The Streptococcus sp. S5 genome contains a region encoding:
- a CDS encoding UPF0223 family protein, producing MQKNYSYPLDLSWSTEELASVLSFFNKVEEAYESKVEAKEYMEAYRAFKKVVPSIGEEKRLGREFEEVSGYSLYRVTQAAKQKEEGWFSLEE from the coding sequence ATGCAAAAAAATTATAGTTACCCACTGGACTTATCGTGGAGCACTGAAGAGCTTGCTTCAGTGCTTTCTTTTTTCAATAAAGTTGAAGAAGCCTATGAAAGTAAGGTAGAAGCCAAAGAATACATGGAAGCCTACCGCGCTTTTAAGAAGGTCGTACCTAGTATCGGAGAAGAAAAGCGTCTTGGACGGGAGTTCGAAGAAGTGAGCGGTTATTCTCTCTATCGTGTGACCCAGGCTGCAAAGCAAAAAGAGGAAGGATGGTTTTCTCTTGAAGAATAA
- a CDS encoding inositol monophosphatase family protein, whose protein sequence is MKNKLEFAKQIVLEAGDYLRLHLHDDLMISKKTGPTDLVTQMDQQVQKDLVEKITHRYPEDRIFAEEDGLRSPISEGSVWVIDPIDGTNNFVTQKEDFAVMVAYFEDGIGQFGLIYDVMRDHLFYGGGEFPVYRNEVELTPFVDQPLENLLIASNVGMLEKNDWGMADLGMDSLGIRVYGSAGISFSKILSGGILAYFSYIWPWDYAAAAIMGEQLGYTVLNLNGDKPNYQSVEPIMMVPKVKLTEIQTYLKKGRS, encoded by the coding sequence TTGAAGAATAAGTTAGAGTTTGCCAAACAAATCGTTTTAGAGGCTGGAGACTACTTACGTCTTCATCTCCATGATGACTTGATGATCTCAAAAAAGACTGGGCCAACAGATTTAGTAACCCAGATGGACCAACAGGTTCAAAAGGATTTGGTTGAAAAAATCACACATCGCTACCCAGAAGATCGGATTTTTGCGGAGGAAGATGGCCTTCGCTCCCCGATTTCAGAAGGATCCGTTTGGGTGATTGATCCCATTGATGGGACCAATAATTTTGTGACCCAAAAGGAAGATTTTGCGGTGATGGTGGCCTATTTTGAAGACGGAATTGGTCAGTTTGGCCTGATCTACGATGTGATGCGGGATCACCTTTTTTACGGGGGTGGAGAATTCCCTGTTTATCGCAATGAGGTTGAACTGACGCCCTTTGTGGACCAACCTCTGGAAAACCTTTTGATTGCTTCAAATGTCGGCATGCTTGAGAAAAATGACTGGGGCATGGCCGATCTTGGTATGGACTCTCTTGGCATTCGGGTCTACGGAAGTGCCGGTATTAGTTTTTCAAAAATTCTCTCAGGTGGGATTCTAGCTTATTTTAGCTATATCTGGCCTTGGGATTATGCCGCAGCTGCGATCATGGGGGAACAGTTGGGCTATACCGTTTTAAATCTAAATGGAGATAAACCTAATTACCAGTCAGTGGAACCCATTATGATGGTTCCAAAAGTGAAGTTAACAGAAATTCAAACTTATCTTAAGAAAGGGAGAAGTTAA